The following are from one region of the Penaeus chinensis breed Huanghai No. 1 chromosome 32, ASM1920278v2, whole genome shotgun sequence genome:
- the LOC125042467 gene encoding uncharacterized protein LOC125042467, with amino-acid sequence MRPTAKEIQRGIRRNDEEGRKEKDERISEEKGEEKGERKDAKGSSRRKRRHSIWFGSSFAKVDKVTADDLIGRGEEGDDTFYEGRGRRTRLLERKGGGGKEEEREKGKRKRQKERSLGNQDDSDSPRDFCPSLPDRQDDLDDFLKARERKSSCQTARSSVPTGEILHFPPGPILPYQLRPRQASPDRKVPLHPPKPASLENKLRQHHPRRRTSLETIEEDPLTFVFRESRMRSYPHEADLTCCVGEASQPPGFLLTRSVTFSDLTWQEGEGDDPGSGAGNVKGSMEESGNDSVANEGGPRKGYFGNVKFENDFDDATKTADDATVHIGGERRDHSSYGMTVSVYGVCDVHRAPLFARLHDVTRDEVPEVLQGGLEEVFVGWQEDDTDGMLADLFREEDEDRGIDRAEKERGDEERGKSDCREKGSWIREDNGEVNDRGGTEYTSEGNVQEMSIENRLEIEGNDENEKGYEGVSERTENEAKGKRKENGEGESQPPIPQLSFHIYIQQQKSVSDDEYPSEERGPGERNPQEVEPTNEESSKSEDENHETPSEAGGNEARGRPNEAPAWLRQQYRMDLMGGKIPEHRIVPDLYRGRGWPVSECPAQDDSHRMILGQGAAPEGRQPPVFSPQSATFTVARSCQASPSAAQVYPRLTDPPSTLPLCWQYWG; translated from the exons ATGAGACCAACAGCGAAGGAAATACAAAGGGGGATAAGAAGAAAcgacgaggaagggagaaaagagaaagatgaaagaatatCGGAGGAAAAGGGCGAAGAAAAAGGCGAAAGGAAGGATGCAAAAGGAAgttcaagaaggaaaagaaggcatTCCATATGGTTTGGATCTTCTTTCGCGAAAGTGGACAAGGTAACAGCTGATGAtttaataggaagaggagaagaaggtgatgatACATTctatgaagggagaggaagaaggacaaggttgctggaaagaaagggaggaggaggaaaagaagaggaacgagaaaaaggaaagagaaagcgacagaaagagagaagtttgGGAAACCAAGACGACAGTGATTCACCTCGTGAtttctgcccttcccttcccgacCGCCAGGACGACCTGGACGACTTCCTGAAGGCGCGCGAGAGGAAATCCAGCTGTCAGACCGCCAGATCGAGTGTCCCTACCGGCGAAATCCTTCACTTCCCCCCCGGCCCAATCCTGCCCTACCAGCTCCGCCCGCGACAGGCCTCCCCCGACAGGAAggtccccctccatcccccgaaGCCGGCTTCGCTCGAGAACAAGCTTCGTCAGCATCACCCACGCCGAAGGACGTCCCTAGAAACCATAGAGGAGGATCCCTTGACCTTCGTCTTTCGCGAGTCGAGGATGAGGTCGTATCCTCACGAGGCCGACCTGACCTGCTGCGTCGGAGAGGCCAGCCAGCCACCGGGCTTCCTCCTCACCCGAAGCGTTACCTTTTCTGATCTTACAtggcaggaaggagagggagatgacccTGGCAGCGGCGCAGGAAATGTTAAAGGCAGTATGGAAGAATCCGGGAATGACAGTGTAGCTAATGAAGGGGGGCCTAGAAAGGGGTATTTTGGCAACGTCAAATTTGAAAATGATTTTGACGATGCGACAAAGACTGCTGACGACGCCACCGTTCATatcgggggagaaagaagggaccACTCGTCTTACGGCATGACAGTGTCCGTGTATGGTGTCTGCGACGTCCACCGCGCTCCCCTATTCGCTAGACTCCACGACGTCACGCGAGATGAGGTTCCCGAAGTCCTACAAGGGGGTCTCGAGGAGGTCTTCGTAGGATGGCAGGAGGATGATACCGACGGGATGCTGGCAGATCTGTtccgagaggaggatgaggacagGGGAATAGACAGagcggagaaggaaagaggggatgaggagagagggaagagcgacTGTAGAGAAAAAGGATCGTGGATACGAGAGGATAATGGGGAAGTAAACGACAGGGGTGGAACGGAATACACGAGCGAGGGGAATGTGCAAGAAATGAGTATTGAAAATCGACTCGAAATAGAaggcaatgatgaaaatgaaaaaggatatGAAGGAGTAAGCGAGAGAACAGAAAACGAAgccaaaggaaagagaaaagaaaacggcgaGGGGGAGAGTCAGCCCCCGATCCCTCAGTTGTCGTTCCACATTTATATCCAGCAACAAAAATCTGTCTCCGACGACGAGTATCCTTCCGAGGAGAGAGGCCCGGGGGAGCGCAATCCTCAAGAAGTCGAGCCGACGAACGAAGAATCCTCAAAAAGCGAGGACGAAAATCATGAGACTCCCTCTGAAGCCGGGGGAAATGAAGCTCGAGGAAGGCCTAATGAAGCCCCGGCGTGGCTGAGGCAGCAGTATCGGATGGATCTCATGGGGG gTAAGATCCCAGAGCACAGAATTGTTCCAGACTTGT ACCGTGGTAGAGGCTGGCCTGTGAGCGAGTGTCCTGCGCAGGATGATTCCCATAGGATGATTCTGGGTCAGGGGGCGGCGCCGGAGGGTCGCCAGCCTCCGGTCTTCTCTCCTCAGT